A window from Thiomonas sp. FB-Cd encodes these proteins:
- a CDS encoding DUF3443 family protein, whose product MSLSLLRERFLTRTGIMRRVPEAPMRRVAVGLALAASTLLASCGGGGGSTPAVPAATTNPGVSLATPPSGPNVVPVSVRQLNTSGTSTANTPYVTVTVCDASNACQSIPNVLVDTGSAGLRIFANQLGSVNLPGIPAASGQLAACAQFASGYTWGSMRKATVQIGGLSTAGAIPIEVINDPAIPTTAPLACQNQGPDFSGQLAGVVNGILGISNFTYDCGQACTSQYKTTPGIYFSCSGSTCTETSASLDQQGINPVAALASDNNGSILLLPAVPLPWGAQTATGVLVLGINTASNNQLPSGAQVFPLDNIGNLSVAVNGSAGTGFIDSGSNGDYLALNLPPCTQSTGFYCPLPPANEALELSSGAIVANAGITIASADAMFQTANAALPALGGTAAVSGQIDLGLPFYFGRPIATGIQGTQFPNGFVAF is encoded by the coding sequence ATGAGCCTGAGCCTCCTGCGCGAACGATTCTTGACACGTACCGGCATCATGCGCCGCGTGCCTGAGGCGCCCATGCGCAGGGTTGCGGTGGGTCTGGCGCTGGCCGCGTCGACCCTGCTGGCTTCTTGTGGCGGGGGCGGCGGCAGCACGCCAGCGGTTCCAGCGGCGACGACCAACCCCGGCGTGAGTCTGGCCACGCCACCCAGCGGGCCGAATGTGGTGCCGGTCAGCGTCCGGCAGCTGAACACGAGCGGCACAAGCACAGCGAACACCCCCTATGTCACCGTGACGGTGTGCGATGCGAGCAACGCCTGCCAGAGCATCCCCAATGTGCTCGTCGATACCGGCTCTGCGGGCCTTCGCATTTTCGCCAACCAACTGGGGTCGGTGAACCTGCCCGGTATTCCTGCCGCAAGCGGACAACTTGCCGCCTGCGCGCAATTCGCCTCGGGCTACACCTGGGGCAGCATGCGCAAGGCCACCGTGCAGATCGGCGGCCTGAGCACCGCCGGCGCCATACCGATCGAGGTCATCAACGATCCTGCAATCCCGACGACCGCGCCACTGGCCTGCCAGAACCAGGGGCCGGATTTCTCGGGGCAACTGGCCGGGGTGGTCAACGGCATTTTGGGGATCAGCAACTTTACGTATGACTGCGGCCAGGCCTGTACCTCCCAATACAAGACAACTCCGGGTATCTACTTCTCCTGCAGCGGCTCCACCTGCACCGAAACCAGCGCGAGCCTCGACCAGCAAGGCATCAACCCGGTTGCGGCTCTGGCGTCCGACAACAACGGCAGCATCCTGCTGCTGCCTGCGGTACCCCTGCCGTGGGGGGCGCAGACAGCGACCGGGGTGCTTGTTTTGGGGATCAACACCGCCAGCAACAACCAGCTGCCATCCGGCGCGCAGGTCTTCCCGCTGGACAATATTGGCAATCTGTCGGTCGCCGTCAACGGCAGTGCGGGTACGGGCTTCATCGACAGCGGCTCCAATGGCGACTACCTGGCCCTGAATCTGCCCCCGTGCACCCAATCAACCGGCTTTTATTGCCCGCTCCCGCCCGCCAATGAGGCCCTGGAGCTTTCCTCGGGCGCGATCGTTGCCAATGCGGGCATCACCATTGCCAGCGCCGATGCCATGTTCCAGACGGCGAATGCGGCGCTGCCGGCGCTGGGCGGCACTGCAGCAGTCTCCGGCCAGATCGATCTGGGTTTGCCGTTTTACTTCGGGCGGCCCATTGCAACCGGTATTCAGGGCACGCAATTCCCAAACGGCTTTGTGGCGTTCTGA
- a CDS encoding DUF2844 domain-containing protein: MTPFKQILRWFAACALVLLAQTGAQAGLGRPLSAAGEDGTVAAPSQRLAARSTSAAQAAASIQSQVVQTPRGATVTEYADATGTVFALTWRGPFKPDLQQLLGAYFKPYLGGRPRAGMGLAASSVHGDDIVVHSAGRMRNFYGVAWVPSLVPAGFDVSSLQP, from the coding sequence ATGACGCCTTTCAAGCAAATCTTGCGTTGGTTTGCAGCCTGTGCGCTGGTCCTGCTCGCGCAAACGGGCGCCCAAGCCGGCTTGGGCCGGCCACTGAGTGCGGCCGGCGAGGACGGCACGGTGGCTGCACCGTCACAGCGCCTGGCTGCACGATCCACATCAGCAGCGCAAGCCGCGGCCTCGATCCAGAGTCAGGTTGTGCAGACCCCACGCGGGGCAACAGTCACTGAATATGCCGATGCCACGGGTACGGTGTTTGCCCTGACGTGGCGCGGGCCGTTCAAACCCGACCTTCAGCAGTTGCTCGGTGCCTATTTCAAGCCCTACCTTGGGGGCAGGCCGCGCGCGGGCATGGGCCTGGCCGCGTCGAGCGTGCACGGTGACGATATTGTGGTGCACAGCGCCGGCCGCATGCGAAATTTCTATGGCGTCGCCTGGGTGCCGTCGCTGGTGCCGGCGGGCTTCGATGTGTCGAGTTTGCAGCCATGA
- a CDS encoding histidine phosphatase family protein, whose translation MLQDEATLLLLIRHGETDWNASARIQGHTDIALNARGQAQAQAVAQALGEMQIHGVYASDLLRARETAAPIAAAQGLVPRTDAALRERAFGAFEGSSFAQLQDTHPDACMRWRKRDPSFAAPGGGERLDAFYARVTAAVLGIAERHLGQTLAIVTHGGALDCLHRCATGQALDAPRTWELRNAAINRVLAVDGRLILVGWNDSGHLDSVLDETAA comes from the coding sequence ATGCTCCAAGACGAAGCCACCTTGCTTTTGCTCATCCGCCACGGCGAAACGGACTGGAATGCCAGCGCGCGCATTCAGGGGCACACCGATATTGCGCTCAACGCGCGCGGCCAGGCCCAGGCGCAGGCTGTGGCGCAAGCGCTGGGCGAGATGCAAATCCACGGCGTGTACGCCAGCGACCTGTTGCGCGCACGCGAGACGGCGGCTCCTATTGCCGCGGCGCAGGGCCTTGTGCCGCGCACCGACGCAGCCCTGCGCGAGCGCGCCTTCGGCGCATTCGAGGGATCAAGTTTTGCGCAGTTGCAGGACACCCATCCCGATGCATGCATGCGCTGGCGCAAGCGCGACCCGTCCTTCGCAGCGCCGGGCGGGGGCGAACGCCTCGATGCGTTCTACGCGCGCGTCACGGCGGCCGTGCTGGGCATCGCCGAGCGCCATCTGGGCCAGACCCTGGCCATCGTGACGCATGGTGGCGCACTGGATTGCCTGCACCGCTGCGCCACGGGCCAGGCCCTGGATGCGCCGCGCACCTGGGAGTTGCGCAATGCCGCGATCAACCGCGTGCTCGCGGTCGACGGTCGCCTCATTCTGGTGGGATGGAACGACAGTGGGCACCTGGACAGCGTGCTCGATGAAACCGCGGCCTGA
- the ruvB gene encoding Holliday junction branch migration DNA helicase RuvB: protein MSIQADSFEATRVISPAPASPQEEAVERALRPQILSEYVGQVKVREQLDIFMGAAKKRGEALDHVLLFGPPGLGKTTLAHIIAREMGVNLRSTSGPVLERAGDLAALLTNLERNDVLFIDEIHRLSPVVEEILYPALEDYQIDIMIGEGPGARSVKIDLQPFTLVGATTRAGMLTNPLRDRFGIVSRLEFYTTEELTTIVQRSSQLLQAHIEQDGALEIARRSRGTPRIANRLLRRVRDYAEVRADGRISRDVADRALKMLDVDPLGFDLMDRKLLEAIVHRFGGGPVGLDNLAAAIGEERDTIEDVIEPFLIQHGYIQRTPRGRIASAATYAHLGLAAPRAPGDLFSG, encoded by the coding sequence ATGAGCATCCAGGCCGACAGCTTCGAAGCCACCCGCGTCATCAGCCCTGCACCGGCGTCGCCGCAGGAAGAGGCCGTGGAACGTGCCCTGCGGCCGCAGATTCTTTCGGAGTACGTCGGGCAGGTCAAGGTGCGCGAGCAACTGGACATTTTCATGGGCGCGGCAAAAAAGCGTGGCGAGGCACTGGACCACGTGTTGCTGTTCGGCCCCCCGGGGCTCGGCAAGACCACGCTGGCGCACATCATCGCGCGCGAAATGGGCGTGAACCTGCGCTCCACTTCGGGTCCGGTGCTGGAGCGCGCGGGTGACCTGGCTGCGCTGCTCACCAACCTCGAGCGCAACGACGTGCTGTTCATCGATGAGATCCACCGCCTGTCGCCCGTTGTCGAGGAAATCCTCTATCCCGCGCTGGAGGACTACCAGATCGACATCATGATCGGTGAGGGTCCAGGCGCGCGCAGCGTGAAGATCGATCTGCAGCCCTTTACCCTGGTGGGCGCCACCACGCGCGCGGGCATGCTCACCAACCCGCTGCGCGACCGCTTCGGCATCGTCTCGCGTCTGGAGTTCTACACCACCGAAGAGCTCACGACCATCGTGCAGCGCTCCTCGCAACTGCTGCAGGCCCACATCGAGCAGGACGGTGCCCTGGAGATTGCGCGGCGTTCACGCGGCACCCCGCGCATCGCCAACCGGCTGCTGCGCCGCGTGCGCGATTACGCCGAGGTGCGCGCCGACGGACGCATCAGCCGCGATGTGGCCGATCGCGCACTCAAAATGCTGGACGTCGATCCCCTGGGCTTTGATCTGATGGACCGCAAGCTGCTGGAGGCCATTGTCCACCGATTCGGCGGCGGCCCGGTGGGGCTGGACAACCTGGCCGCAGCCATCGGCGAGGAGCGCGACACCATTGAGGACGTGATTGAGCCGTTTCTCATCCAGCACGGCTACATTCAGCGCACCCCGCGCGGGCGCATTGCCAGTGCAGCCACCTATGCCCACCTCGGACTGGCGGCGCCGCGTGCCCCTGGCGACCTCTTCAGCGGCTAG
- a CDS encoding DHA2 family efflux MFS transporter permease subunit, whose protein sequence is MADITTVEEAAAGATPEPPSHPAHLKPLAGGALVLGTIALSLATFMNVLDTSIANVSIPSIAGDLGVSSSQGTWVITSFGVANAIAVPLTGFLTQRFGAVKVFLSSILLFTLFSFLCGQAPSLEVLILFRVLQGASAGPMIPLSQTLLLSSYRPQRAGMAIAMWSMTTLVAPITGPLLGGWITDNISWPWIFYINVPVGIICALVTLAIYKDRETPIRKLPIDWTGLSLLVIWVGSLQIMLDKGQELDWFGSNVILALAVSAFIGFVLFLIWEIYDEHPVVDLTLFKLPNFTLGTIMLALAYGMFFGSLVLLPLWLQEFVGYTATDAGEVLAWVGLFALMLSPIIGRYMNAVDMRWITTLSFAVFALVFWMRSRFTVADSYWEYSIPTVIQGIATATFFIPLLGIILGGLPPQRIAAASGLSNFARITAGSFGTSIYTTLWANRASLHHEQLVSHIYAGNPVSDPVIQGLQQGGFSYEQALGVINRLIDQQAYTISVDEMFRLSAWLFLAMIGIVWLIKPAKTSGPVDASAAH, encoded by the coding sequence ATGGCCGATATCACCACGGTCGAGGAAGCCGCAGCCGGCGCCACGCCAGAGCCGCCATCGCATCCTGCACACCTGAAGCCGCTTGCCGGCGGTGCCCTGGTGCTGGGCACGATTGCGCTGAGCCTGGCGACCTTCATGAACGTGCTCGACACCTCGATCGCCAACGTGTCGATCCCCTCGATCGCAGGCGATCTGGGCGTGAGCTCGTCGCAGGGCACCTGGGTCATCACATCCTTCGGCGTGGCCAATGCCATCGCCGTGCCGCTCACCGGCTTTCTCACCCAGCGCTTCGGAGCGGTCAAGGTCTTTCTCTCCAGCATCCTGCTGTTCACCCTGTTTTCCTTCCTCTGCGGCCAGGCGCCGAGCCTGGAAGTCCTGATCCTTTTCCGCGTGCTGCAGGGCGCCAGCGCAGGCCCGATGATTCCCCTGTCGCAAACGCTCCTGCTGTCGAGCTACCGGCCGCAGCGCGCGGGCATGGCCATCGCGATGTGGTCCATGACCACGCTGGTGGCACCCATTACCGGACCGCTTCTCGGCGGCTGGATTACCGACAATATTTCCTGGCCGTGGATTTTCTATATCAATGTGCCCGTGGGCATCATCTGTGCGCTCGTCACGCTGGCCATCTACAAAGACCGGGAGACCCCGATCCGCAAGCTTCCGATCGACTGGACGGGGCTGAGCCTTCTGGTCATCTGGGTGGGGTCGCTGCAGATCATGCTGGACAAGGGCCAGGAACTCGACTGGTTCGGCTCCAACGTCATCCTGGCACTGGCGGTGAGCGCTTTCATCGGCTTTGTGCTCTTCCTCATTTGGGAAATCTACGATGAGCATCCGGTGGTGGACCTGACCCTGTTCAAACTGCCCAACTTCACCCTCGGCACCATCATGCTGGCGCTGGCCTACGGCATGTTTTTCGGCAGCCTGGTGCTGCTGCCCCTGTGGCTTCAGGAGTTCGTCGGGTACACCGCGACCGACGCCGGTGAGGTGCTGGCCTGGGTGGGGCTGTTCGCCTTGATGCTCTCGCCCATCATCGGTCGCTACATGAACGCGGTGGACATGCGCTGGATCACGACCCTTTCGTTCGCCGTATTTGCACTGGTGTTCTGGATGCGTTCGCGCTTCACCGTGGCGGACAGCTATTGGGAATATTCGATTCCCACGGTGATCCAGGGCATCGCCACGGCCACGTTCTTCATCCCGCTGCTGGGCATCATCCTCGGCGGCTTGCCTCCGCAGCGCATCGCCGCGGCGTCGGGGCTGTCGAATTTTGCGCGCATCACTGCGGGATCATTCGGCACCTCGATCTACACCACGCTGTGGGCGAATCGCGCCAGCTTGCATCACGAGCAGCTCGTAAGCCACATCTACGCCGGCAACCCGGTCTCGGACCCCGTCATCCAGGGCCTGCAGCAGGGTGGATTCAGCTATGAACAGGCACTGGGGGTGATCAACCGCCTCATCGACCAGCAGGCCTATACGATCTCCGTGGACGAGATGTTTCGCCTGAGCGCCTGGCTGTTCCTGGCGATGATCGGCATCGTCTGGCTGATCAAACCCGCCAAGACGTCCGGGCCGGTCGACGCCAGTGCGGCGCATTGA
- a CDS encoding HlyD family efflux transporter periplasmic adaptor subunit, which translates to MSANPQSSNANTPDSAPDSGNGKAAKRRKLMLGAITVFIIAGVLYSGYHYWLSLSEVNTDDAYVSGNLVQITPQVGGTVTAINADDTQLVQAGQTLLKLDGADTRVALQQAEAQLGQAVRALRVTYAQTAALQSLVGVRQTDVATAQANLAKAEDALHRRQALAGTGAVGGEEIRQAQIAVQAAKSALQTAQAGVKAALAQVTANEAQTAGSVLARNPTVRLAAARVREAYLAYERTTILAPVTGVVARRTVQLGQRVAPGLPLMSVVPLSDVWVDANFKETQLRELRIGQPAKVTADLYGSNVTYDGKVVGISAGSGAAFALLPAQNATGNWIKVVQRVPVRIALDAAQVARYPLRVGLSTEVTVDISHHGGPLVVDEPPSKPAAQTDVYAANWDKADALVNSIIAANAGGMPDGQVGLPDAKTPAGHGAAAPAPAKR; encoded by the coding sequence ATGAGCGCCAATCCGCAATCGTCCAACGCAAACACGCCAGACAGCGCACCGGACTCGGGCAACGGCAAGGCGGCCAAGCGCCGCAAGCTGATGCTTGGGGCCATCACCGTGTTCATCATCGCCGGCGTCCTCTACAGCGGCTACCACTATTGGTTGTCGCTGTCGGAGGTCAACACGGACGACGCCTATGTCAGCGGCAACCTGGTGCAGATCACGCCTCAGGTGGGCGGCACGGTCACGGCCATCAACGCCGATGACACCCAACTCGTGCAGGCTGGGCAGACCCTGCTCAAGCTTGACGGCGCGGATACCCGCGTGGCCTTGCAGCAGGCCGAGGCACAGCTCGGACAGGCGGTGCGCGCCCTGCGGGTGACCTATGCCCAGACCGCTGCCTTGCAGTCGCTGGTGGGCGTGCGCCAGACCGACGTGGCCACCGCCCAGGCCAATCTCGCCAAGGCCGAGGACGCGCTCCACCGCCGCCAGGCGCTTGCGGGCACCGGGGCCGTGGGTGGCGAGGAAATCCGCCAGGCGCAGATCGCCGTGCAGGCGGCCAAGAGCGCCCTGCAGACCGCGCAGGCCGGTGTGAAAGCCGCATTGGCTCAGGTGACGGCAAACGAGGCCCAGACGGCCGGCAGCGTGCTGGCCCGCAACCCCACTGTGCGCCTGGCCGCAGCGCGTGTGCGCGAGGCCTATCTGGCCTACGAGCGCACCACGATCCTCGCACCGGTCACGGGTGTGGTGGCACGCCGCACGGTGCAACTCGGCCAGCGCGTGGCCCCAGGCCTGCCGCTGATGAGCGTGGTGCCGCTATCGGACGTGTGGGTGGATGCCAACTTCAAGGAAACCCAGTTGCGTGAGCTGCGCATCGGCCAGCCCGCCAAGGTCACGGCCGATCTCTATGGCAGCAACGTGACGTATGACGGCAAGGTCGTCGGGATCTCCGCCGGGAGCGGTGCGGCGTTTGCGCTGCTGCCGGCACAGAACGCCACCGGCAACTGGATCAAGGTGGTGCAGCGCGTGCCGGTGCGCATTGCCCTCGATGCCGCGCAGGTGGCCAGATACCCGTTGCGCGTGGGCCTGTCCACCGAGGTCACCGTGGACATCAGCCACCATGGCGGACCGCTTGTCGTGGACGAGCCACCCAGCAAGCCGGCGGCGCAGACCGACGTTTATGCGGCCAACTGGGACAAGGCCGACGCGCTGGTCAACAGCATCATCGCGGCGAATGCCGGTGGCATGCCCGACGGGCAAGTCGGCCTGCCGGACGCGAAGACGCCAGCCGGGCACGGTGCCGCCGCGCCTGCTCCCGCCAAGCGCTGA